In Betta splendens chromosome 3, fBetSpl5.4, whole genome shotgun sequence, the genomic window GCACATATATCAGTGCAGTACATGAGCTGTAATATTAAAACATTGCCATGGAGGGGCAGTGTTAGTTCAAAAAGCTTAGTTGCTGATGCAACGAGACTCTGGGGTCTTTGACCTGAGGACAGCGGTGTAATGAACCTAAAATCCTTTTATTACATTTCTCTAAATTACATCATCTGAGGTCGTGCATGCAACATCATCATCTCCATACTGATCTGTTACCAAGCGCCCTTTTAATGCACATCCATACCCCGGTGCAGGGCTTAATggagagtctgacagaacagcTAATAATGATTTATGAAACTGAAACGACAGAAGAGCAAAGTTAAACCTTCGTTTTTATTTCAGCTGTGCCCCTCAAACAAAGCACTCATGTTTCCGATTACTATAAATAgtggaggaaaagaggagcatGTGAAATGAGAATAAAGGTCTCCATTGTCTATTTAACTGTCTTTCATATAATATAGTTTTATGGAAATAGTGTAAAATAAGCTGAGCTACACTGGTTTTATGCCACCACCTAGAAGACTGCATAACCATAACAACTGTACGATAGGAAGTATACCCTGATGATGCTGtgagaaaaacatatttttaatttatgaatCTCAGCCAAACTAAGTGATAAATCTTTATTCTATGATGCCAGCAGTTGTAGTCGATAACATAATTATACTGAAATTTGGATGCATTGGATTTGGTACATTAGTTAGTCATTTCCATTCATCTTTACACTTGGAAATATGGATTTCAGCTCCATCTAAAACACATCTCCGTGTGATGCACTCATCAAATCTGCAGCTTGATCTCTGGCAGAGTTGTAGCTGACAGAATGACTGAAGAGAGCAGACAGCAAATAATCTCTGAAAAGAGTCACAGTGAGCTGGATTTGCCGTCATTTGTGGATAGTAGATGCTTAGAGGGTACTTCCAGCATAGTTAGGGACAATGATGCTGGCCCATTTGTAAATAAcagggatgaagaggagagcaGAGCCCAGGACTGACACTAGGAGAAAGGCCCAAAGAAACATTCGATCCAGAACTTGGGCCACAAACTTCCAGTTCTGTACCACCTGCGCAACAAAAGGATTTGATGTCACAGTTTcatactgttttttttactactGTATCAATATTACCTGTGgttgcacaaatacacaaacaccaacacactcACCTCTCTCACCTCATTTTCTTTAACCACATGCATGGTAATGTAGCGAATAGAATCCAGAGCTGCTTGCAGGTTATGTCTGGTGTAGAGCAGAGGGGTTTCCTCAGACGTCGAGTCCTTCATACCAAACCCTACCGCACCGCCCGCCCTACCCCCTGCTGATGTAGCGTAACGGTCTACATGGCTGCGCATACAGAGCAGTTTGGGCAAACGATGCAGGAAGATCCTCCTCACCCAGGGTGCCATACTGTTATGTGTAGAAGAAGAGCGATGGTGAATGTTAATGGCAAAAACGGTGATGACAATGGAAAGTGTCACAAAAATCATAGTGAAGACCAGATACTCCCCGATGAGGGGGATAGCCTTTGAGGAGGAGGGGATAATCTCCTCAATGACCAGAAGGAAGACAGTAAGCGACACCAGCACTGATGTGCAGAGAGAGATCTTCTCACCACCGTTGGAGGGCAAATAGAAAACAAGGATGGTGAGGAAGGAAAGGCCAATGCAGGGGATGATAAGAAATAGGGTGTAGAAAAGAGGCAGCCTGCGGATGATGAAGAAGTAGGTGATAGTGGGGTAGGAAGAACCATCATCTGTTCTCAAACCACGGCTCCCTGTGGCCTTCACTATCTCCCATTCACCATTGTCAAAATAGTCTTGCTTATCTACATGGAAATCCTCAAGAATGATGTCCACCTGTTAAATACAGCATGTGATGTCAAGTCAGTAACTATCATTGACACTAAAGCACTGTACACTATGGAGGAGAGACTGACCTGAGAGCCGTCATATGTCCAGGAACCAAACTTCATTGAACAGTTCTGAAGGTCAAACGGGAAAAAGGTGACATCTATGGTGCAGGCTGACTTGTAATTGGCAGGTGGTGTCCATAATATAGTTCCATCATACTTAATAACAGCTTTTGTTACAGTCCCCTCGAAATGTCCATCAGAGctgttgaaaaaaaaaccccTCTGTATTCACCTAAAGGACAAACACATTGGCCAAAGTACTGGCTGAAACTCAGATTAGTTTGTTTTCTAGTCATTATTAGAACCTAGTTTATTTATAGAGAGACAGGGTATTTTTCTAGGTATAATACATGCCTATTATACATACTTATCGTACAGAACAACATCAGGCAGCCAGATCCTATCAGAGGGGACTCGAATAGTTGTGATGCCCAGATAGTCGTCAGGGTTCCATCGGAGTTTCATGTCAGCCCACACCTACCAGGAACAGTAATATTTAGTATATACATGCTAAACAGCTAAAACCTAGTATCGGTTTCAAAAACTGAAAGGACATGACACACATTAACAAAATGTAtcatttttctgctttctaaATTACATCTATGAAAGACATTCTTAAGGTGGCCTCATTCCATTCATCTGACTTTTAGTATAATGCAATCCATCACTGTAAGGGGAAGCAGCTGACCTAAATGGCAAAGCTTGATCTGTGGGGATAATTCATAAGATGCGTGACAGACAGGACAACCAAGACCATGAATAAGGTTGACAGGAACAGGATTGTGCAGGAGGTTTCCTGTGGAGGTAGGTGCGTGGGCACATGGCCGATAGGACTCAAATAAATGAGAACTGTCAGTGAAATGCCACCAGGCCAGATTAAAGAGGGGTGGGGAGAAGCTGACAGGTTGTCTCTATATGCCACATGAGgttgtttagtttagttcagAGGTTGTTTAGTTCTAATTACATGGCCACAAAAATAAACCTACAGTACCGccacatctgcatgtgtgttgaTAATGGTACATCAGAGTAAATGTCACTACTTGCCTGTTTCATCCACACATTTGTTGTCATGAGTTGATTTTTTTCA contains:
- the chrna5 gene encoding neuronal acetylcholine receptor subunit alpha-5 isoform X2, with translation MMLRAGGATYLTLLLLPPLLYCCHLCHSLRVPKLSSYAKAEDKLIKYLFKNYQKWVRPVEYLNQTIQVKFGLAISQLVDVDEKNQLMTTNVWMKQVWADMKLRWNPDDYLGITTIRVPSDRIWLPDVVLYDNSDGHFEGTVTKAVIKYDGTILWTPPANYKSACTIDVTFFPFDLQNCSMKFGSWTYDGSQVDIILEDFHVDKQDYFDNGEWEIVKATGSRGLRTDDGSSYPTITYFFIIRRLPLFYTLFLIIPCIGLSFLTILVFYLPSNGGEKISLCTSVLVSLTVFLLVIEEIIPSSSKAIPLIGEYLVFTMIFVTLSIVITVFAINIHHRSSSTHNSMAPWVRRIFLHRLPKLLCMRSHVDRYATSAGGRAGGAVGFGMKDSTSEETPLLYTRHNLQAALDSIRYITMHVVKENEVVQNWKFVAQVLDRMFLWAFLLVSVLGSALLFIPVIYKWASIIVPNYAGSTL
- the chrna5 gene encoding neuronal acetylcholine receptor subunit alpha-5 isoform X1, which gives rise to MMLRAGGATYLTLLLLPPLLYCCHLCHSLRVPKLSSYAKAEDKLIKYLFKNYQKWVRPVEYLNQTIQVKFGLAISQLVDVDEKNQLMTTNVWMKQVWADMKLRWNPDDYLGITTIRVPSDRIWLPDVVLYDNSDGHFEGTVTKAVIKYDGTILWTPPANYKSACTIDVTFFPFDLQNCSMKFGSWTYDGSQVDIILEDFHVDKQDYFDNGEWEIVKATGSRGLRTDDGSSYPTITYFFIIRRLPLFYTLFLIIPCIGLSFLTILVFYLPSNGGEKISLCTSVLVSLTVFLLVIEEIIPSSSKAIPLIGEYLVFTMIFVTLSIVITVFAINIHHRSSSTHNSMAPWVRRIFLHRLPKLLCMRSHVDRYATSAGGRAGGAVGFGMKDSTSEETPLLYTRHNLQAALDSIRYITMHVVKENEVREVVQNWKFVAQVLDRMFLWAFLLVSVLGSALLFIPVIYKWASIIVPNYAGSTL
- the chrna5 gene encoding neuronal acetylcholine receptor subunit alpha-5 isoform X3, translating into MMLRAGGATYLTLLLLPPLLYCCHLCHSLRVPKLSSYAKAEDKLIKYLFKNYQKWVRPVEYLNQTIQVKFGLAISQLVDVDEKNQLMTTNVWMKQVWADMKLRWNPDDYLGITTIRVPSDRIWLPDVVLSDGHFEGTVTKAVIKYDGTILWTPPANYKSACTIDVTFFPFDLQNCSMKFGSWTYDGSQVDIILEDFHVDKQDYFDNGEWEIVKATGSRGLRTDDGSSYPTITYFFIIRRLPLFYTLFLIIPCIGLSFLTILVFYLPSNGGEKISLCTSVLVSLTVFLLVIEEIIPSSSKAIPLIGEYLVFTMIFVTLSIVITVFAINIHHRSSSTHNSMAPWVRRIFLHRLPKLLCMRSHVDRYATSAGGRAGGAVGFGMKDSTSEETPLLYTRHNLQAALDSIRYITMHVVKENEVREVVQNWKFVAQVLDRMFLWAFLLVSVLGSALLFIPVIYKWASIIVPNYAGSTL